From Thermodesulfobacteriota bacterium, one genomic window encodes:
- a CDS encoding 2-hydroxyacyl-CoA dehydratase family protein has translation METIAYFDTSHDMPEEVIAAAGFAPYKILGDVRAANDPADRYLPAFFCPAARSIMTEALARSGQWAGIVVAQGCNATNRHYDVWKRHVPTPFLHWFNTPLKDDEAAVRFMKSELWRLMDAIQRQFGILVTGEMLARANQESNRLKERLRVFSGLRAEKDMTNREYLSVMIKSMTLPRAEAIKEVDAAIDTISQRGPFPGDKVKALLTGSDVTYPELMDQIDEAGFRVVRDDLSLGERYFASRIPDEGDPVESLARYYLSIPRPATKVGLRQRLAYLEAALAQSGIRAVISQNLKFCEPYAYDAVLVNNALKSRGYRVLHVEREYTATPDNPLATRLAAFAEMG, from the coding sequence ATGGAAACCATCGCCTATTTTGACACCTCCCACGACATGCCCGAGGAGGTCATCGCCGCCGCCGGTTTTGCACCGTACAAGATCCTCGGGGACGTGCGCGCCGCCAACGACCCGGCCGACCGCTATCTGCCGGCCTTTTTCTGCCCGGCCGCGCGCAGCATCATGACCGAGGCACTGGCCCGGTCCGGGCAATGGGCCGGGATCGTCGTCGCCCAGGGGTGCAACGCCACCAACCGTCATTATGACGTGTGGAAGCGGCATGTGCCCACGCCGTTCCTGCACTGGTTCAACACGCCGCTGAAGGACGACGAAGCGGCCGTCCGGTTCATGAAATCCGAACTGTGGCGGCTGATGGACGCCATCCAGCGCCAGTTCGGCATCCTTGTCACCGGCGAGATGCTGGCCCGGGCCAACCAGGAATCCAACCGCCTCAAGGAGCGGCTCCGGGTTTTTTCCGGCCTCCGGGCGGAAAAGGACATGACCAACCGGGAATACCTCTCGGTCATGATCAAAAGCATGACCCTGCCCAGAGCCGAGGCCATCAAAGAAGTAGATGCCGCCATCGACACGATCAGCCAAAGAGGGCCTTTCCCCGGGGACAAGGTGAAGGCCCTGCTGACCGGGTCGGACGTCACCTACCCGGAACTGATGGACCAGATCGACGAGGCCGGTTTCCGGGTGGTCCGGGACGACCTCTCCCTGGGCGAGCGATATTTCGCCAGCCGGATTCCCGATGAGGGCGACCCAGTGGAATCGCTGGCGCGGTACTACCTGTCCATACCCAGGCCCGCCACCAAGGTGGGCCTGCGCCAGCGGCTGGCATACCTGGAAGCGGCCCTGGCGCAGTCCGGCATCAGGGCCGTCATTTCCCAGAACCTCAAGTTCTGCGAGCCCTATGCCTATGACGCCGTGCTGGTGAACAACGCCCTGAAAAGCAGGGGGTACCGGGTCCTCCATGTGGAACGGGAGTATACGGCTACCCCGGACAACCCGCTGGCCACCCGGCTGGCCGCCTTCGCTGAGATGGGATGA
- a CDS encoding FAD-dependent oxidoreductase, translating to MGKHLVLAGGGHAHLMTLERLDEFVRRGHRVTVIGPAAYHYYSGMGPGMLAGVYTPEEIRFAIRRVTEKKGGTFLCDAVETIDPRGKTVRLTSGGQIAYDVLSCNLGSHVPRDLVTRDEGGVYPVKPIEQLLEARQRLLDIGVRRPAGVVVAGGGPAAAEIAGNVHHLALTSGINLPAITVCAGRSFLGRFPESVRSRVYRSLTGRGIVIDESGFVTAIQTGAVTLESGRTITADVIFVAPGVKPSPVAVASGLPGGPDGGLLVNQYLQSPTHPEIFGGGDCIYFEPRPLDKVGVYAVRQNPLLLHNLLAALEGGPLRPFRPQDGYLLILNLGDYRGVLKKGWLTFEGRAAFLLKDYIDRRFMRRFQAME from the coding sequence ATGGGCAAACATCTGGTTTTAGCCGGCGGCGGTCACGCCCACCTGATGACCCTGGAGCGGCTTGATGAATTTGTCCGGCGGGGGCACCGGGTGACTGTGATCGGTCCGGCAGCCTATCACTACTATTCGGGTATGGGGCCGGGCATGCTGGCCGGCGTCTATACCCCGGAGGAGATTCGTTTTGCCATCCGCCGGGTAACTGAAAAAAAAGGCGGAACCTTTCTCTGCGACGCGGTGGAGACGATCGATCCCCGGGGAAAGACCGTTCGTCTCACCTCCGGCGGCCAGATCGCTTATGACGTGCTCTCCTGCAACCTGGGCAGTCATGTGCCCCGGGACCTGGTGACAAGGGACGAGGGCGGCGTTTATCCGGTCAAGCCCATCGAACAACTGCTGGAAGCGCGGCAGCGCCTTCTGGACATCGGCGTCCGCAGGCCGGCGGGCGTGGTGGTTGCCGGCGGCGGACCGGCGGCCGCGGAGATCGCGGGCAATGTCCATCACCTGGCCCTGACGTCGGGAATAAACCTGCCGGCCATTACCGTCTGCGCCGGCCGGTCTTTTCTGGGGCGGTTTCCGGAAAGCGTCCGTTCCCGGGTTTACCGTTCCCTGACCGGACGCGGCATCGTTATTGACGAAAGCGGGTTCGTCACGGCCATCCAGACCGGGGCCGTCACCCTTGAGTCGGGCAGAACCATTACGGCGGATGTTATTTTTGTTGCGCCGGGCGTGAAACCATCGCCCGTTGCCGTCGCTTCCGGCCTGCCGGGCGGACCCGACGGCGGTCTCCTGGTCAATCAATATTTGCAGTCGCCGACCCATCCGGAAATTTTTGGCGGCGGCGATTGCATTTATTTCGAGCCCCGGCCCCTGGACAAGGTCGGCGTCTATGCCGTGCGGCAGAACCCGTTGCTTCTTCACAATCTTCTGGCCGCTTTGGAGGGAGGGCCCCTGCGGCCTTTCCGGCCCCAGGACGGTTACCTGCTGATTTTAAACCTGGGCGATTACCGCGGGGTGCTGAAAAAAGGATGGCTGACGTTCGAAGGCCGCGCGGCCTTCCTGCTCAAGGATTACATCGACCGGCGCTTCATGAGACGGTTCCAGGCAATGGAGTAG
- a CDS encoding TIGR04282 family arsenosugar biosynthesis glycosyltransferase, protein MNDDEFVKSDKDDAIVLFVKTPVKGAVKTRLAASLGDAEALALYQCFVADALAMLTSTGRAARIYFYPAGDRELARAWLGGDWPLLAQTGESLGERMKNALTETFAAGFSRALVVGSDLPDLPAAIIHETFDLLRDHAAVIGPARDGGYYLIGFTAAGFLPEVFDGITWGTGTVLSETLRQFDARGITPRMLPVWRDMDTIDDLKALESDSRECAGPAAHTRKRLRNMISNRRNS, encoded by the coding sequence ATGAATGATGATGAATTCGTAAAAAGCGATAAAGACGACGCCATAGTTCTTTTTGTCAAAACGCCGGTCAAGGGGGCGGTCAAGACCCGTCTGGCCGCGTCCCTGGGAGACGCGGAGGCCCTGGCTCTTTATCAATGCTTTGTAGCGGATGCGCTGGCCATGCTCACGTCAACCGGACGGGCGGCGCGGATCTACTTTTATCCCGCCGGGGACAGGGAGCTTGCGCGCGCCTGGCTGGGCGGAGATTGGCCGCTTTTGGCCCAGACAGGAGAGTCCCTGGGAGAAAGGATGAAGAACGCCCTGACGGAAACCTTTGCCGCTGGATTTTCCCGAGCGCTGGTTGTCGGCAGCGATCTGCCGGACCTGCCGGCAGCCATAATCCATGAAACCTTTGACCTGCTGCGGGATCACGCGGCGGTCATCGGCCCGGCCCGGGACGGCGGGTATTACCTGATCGGGTTTACGGCCGCGGGTTTTCTGCCCGAGGTGTTTGACGGCATCACCTGGGGAACGGGAACAGTACTGTCGGAAACGCTGCGGCAATTTGACGCGCGCGGAATTACCCCGCGGATGCTGCCGGTCTGGCGGGATATGGACACCATCGACGACCTGAAAGCGCTTGAGTCGGACAGCCGTGAATGCGCCGGCCCGGCCGCTCATACCCGGAAGCGGCTGCGGAACATGATCAGCAATCGGAGGAACTCATGA
- a CDS encoding DUF3047 domain-containing protein yields MTKSDQIRFFSERLPATFVAVLFLVLSGPAAVTAGDVLAVGNFSNTAVTAEGLPEGWQPLTFRKIKDHTDYDIVQDSGLSVIRADSNASASGLIRKIRIDPMIYPLIQWRWKISNVYENGDVTRKGGDDYPARIYIAFEYDPGQAGILEKAQFEGARLIYGEYPPGSAVNYIWESRAPLDTRVPNPFTDRVMMIVVESGPDRTDTWITAERNIYQDYLDCFGRQPPLITGVAIMTDSDNTGEAATAYYGDIIFKSGPTANP; encoded by the coding sequence ATGACCAAATCGGACCAGATCCGGTTCTTTAGCGAACGGTTACCGGCCACCTTTGTGGCGGTTCTTTTTCTCGTTCTGTCAGGACCGGCCGCTGTCACGGCCGGGGATGTTCTGGCCGTGGGAAATTTTTCAAACACCGCCGTTACCGCTGAAGGCCTCCCGGAAGGGTGGCAGCCGCTGACCTTCCGCAAAATCAAGGATCATACAGACTATGATATTGTTCAGGACAGCGGCCTGTCCGTTATCCGGGCCGACAGCAACGCCTCGGCCTCCGGCCTCATCCGCAAAATCCGCATCGACCCCATGATTTATCCCCTTATCCAGTGGCGCTGGAAAATCAGCAATGTATACGAAAACGGCGATGTCACCCGGAAAGGCGGGGATGATTACCCGGCCCGGATCTATATCGCCTTTGAATACGATCCCGGCCAGGCGGGTATTCTGGAAAAAGCCCAGTTTGAAGGCGCTCGGCTGATATATGGCGAATATCCCCCAGGCAGCGCCGTCAATTATATTTGGGAAAGCCGGGCGCCGCTGGACACCCGGGTACCCAACCCCTTTACCGACCGGGTCATGATGATCGTGGTGGAAAGCGGCCCTGACCGGACGGACACCTGGATCACGGCAGAGCGGAATATCTATCAGGACTACCTGGACTGTTTCGGCCGGCAGCCGCCCCTGATCACCGGCGTGGCGATTATGACCGATTCGGACAACACCGGCGAAGCCGCCACCGCGTATTACGGCGACATCATTTTTAAATCAGGGCCAACGGCAAATCCTTAA
- a CDS encoding 2-hydroxyacyl-CoA dehydratase family protein, producing MNAEQPTTPAMDPNAPVRVETLPHAGDLRWPMTWYFLTGKLYSLLPWKKTAWTCAGFPIELLLGLDIFPLHPENMATVAAAQKQSRRLIEHAESMGYSRDLCSYCKTNIGAVDTAAPLKHGGIARPDIITCTNTICDTHWKWFQIQAEKLDVPLFVF from the coding sequence ATGAACGCTGAACAACCGACAACTCCCGCCATGGACCCGAACGCCCCTGTCCGGGTCGAGACCCTGCCCCACGCCGGAGACCTCCGCTGGCCCATGACCTGGTATTTTCTCACGGGCAAGCTTTACAGCCTGCTGCCGTGGAAAAAGACCGCCTGGACCTGCGCCGGTTTCCCCATCGAACTGCTGCTGGGGCTCGACATTTTCCCGCTGCACCCGGAGAACATGGCCACCGTGGCCGCGGCCCAGAAGCAGTCCCGGCGGCTGATCGAGCACGCCGAAAGCATGGGGTATTCCCGGGACCTCTGCTCCTACTGCAAAACCAACATCGGCGCGGTGGACACCGCCGCGCCCCTGAAACACGGCGGCATCGCCCGGCCGGATATCATCACCTGCACCAATACCATCTGCGACACCCACTGGAAGTGGTTTCAGATCCAGGCGGAAAAGCTGGACGTGCCCCTGTTCGTGTTC